The genomic window TGAAAAGTATGAAGAGGCTCAAAAAGAGTTAGAGCTCAAAAAAAAGCAAGAGCTTGATGATTTAAAAACCAAAGAGCAAAATATGCAAAATATGGCTCAAATTAACACTTTACTTGAAAGTATTGCAAAAATTGATACCGAGTTAAAAGATAATATTCTATTAAAAAGATATTCAAATTATAGTTCATATAGTAAAATTTCTACAGAGTTAGCTATTTTAAAAGATAGTTTAAAAAGAAAAACTAATGCTTCTGATGAGTTAACTTACCAATTACACAATAAAATAAGAGTAAAAGAAAATGAATTAGAATTAATTGATGAGTACAAAGGTTCACCTATTGGTGGACTTATTAATCCTCCTGAAATTGATAAATATGAAAATATTACAAATCCTTTTGGAATAATAAATGCTTTATCTCATATAAAAAAATTAGAGAATAATAAAAAAATATTTAAAACACTAGATATGGATATTGATTATTTAACTATTAAGCTTGATGAAGAGTTACTTTTATATTTAGAATTATTTAATTTAGACCAAAAACCTGAATATAAAGAAAAAATTACTTTTTTGGATAAACAAAAAAAAGATTTTGTAATGGTTCTTGAAATTGTATCTACAACAGAAGAGGTATATACAAGAAAAATTGAGCAAGTAATATTAGAGATTAAAAACCAAATATCACAACAAATCCAAAAAATGATAGTTATTTTTATAATAATTGTTGTTTTATCATTAATCGCTTTTTTAGTAAAACTTGCTTTAAAAAGATATTTTTCTCAAAATGAAAACTACTATATGGTAAATAAAATAATCAATTTTACATTAGTATTTTTAATTTTAATGGTTATTTTATTTTCATATATTGATAACGTTTCATACCTTGTTACTATCCTAGGATTTGCATCAGCTGGGATTGCCATTGCCCTAAAAGATTGGTTTATGTCGATTTTTGGTTGGATGGTTATTGTAACATCTGGTTCTATTCAAGTGGGAGATAGAATCAAAGTTAGTAAAGGAAATGTGGAAACTGTTGGAGATGTTTTAGATATTTCATTATTTAAAATTACTATCAGGGAAGATATTACACTTACTTCATATACAACAAATAGAAGAACAGGAAGAATATTTTTTATTCCAAATAACTACATTTTTTCTGAGTTAATTGCAAACTATACGCACTCAGGTTTAAGAACCGTTTGGGATGGAATTGATATTACAATTACCTACGATTCAAATTATAAAAAAGCTCAAAAAATATCTAGAGAGATTTTGAAACATTATTCAAAAGGTTATACAGATATGACAAGAAAACAGTTGTCAAAAATGAGAAATAAATATCAGTTAAGAGCAACTGGAGTAGAACCAAGAGTTTATACTTTTGTTGAACCTCATGGCATTGTTATTTCTTCTTGGTATTTGACAAATTCTTATGCAGCTCTTGTATTAAGAAGTACAATAAGTCCAGAAATACTTGATGCTTTTATGAAAGAAGATGATATTCATATTGCTTATCCTACTTCTCAAATTAATATTAATAGAACAGATAATCCTTACGGACCTGCTTCAAAAAGTAAAATAGTTCCAAAAGATTTGGAAGATGAAATTATACAAAGATAAATTAGGAAATAGATATTTATGAATTTTTCACAAAACAAACCAAAAGTTTATTTTAAAACTTTTGGTTGTAGAACAAATGTATTTGATACTCAAGTTATGATGAGTAATCTAAAAGATTTTGAAGTAACACAAAACGAAAAAGATGCTGATGTAGTTGTAATAAACTCATGTACAGTTACAAATAGTGCAGATAGTACAGCCAGAGGTTATATAAGTGGTTTAAAAAAACTTCCAAAAGACCCAAGAGTTGTATTTACAGGCTGTGGAGTTTGGACAAAAGGTGAAGCACTTTTTAAAGAAGATAAAGTTGATTCACTTTTTGGTCACTCAGAAAAAGAGAAAATAAATGAGCTTTTATTAAATGAAAGTAGATTTTTTCATGCTGGCGATTTAACACATATTGATGAAACAATTGTTGAAGAGTTTGTTGGAAAAAGTAGGGCATTTATTAAAATTCAAGAGGGTTGCGATTTTAGATGTTCATATTGCATAATTCCTTATGTAAGAGGTGATGCTAGAAGTTATTCTGAAGATAAAATTCTAGAGCAAGTTACAACTTTGGCCTCAAATGGTTTTGGAGAGTTTATTTTAACTGGAACAAATGTTGGCTCTTATGGGAAAAAACAGCATACAAGTCTGGCAAAACTTCTAAAAAAAATGTCTTTAATCAAAGGTGTAAGAAGAATAAGAATGGGAAGTATTGAACCTATTCAAATTGATGATGAATTCAAAGAGCTAATAAACGAGCCATTTATGGCAAAACATCTTCATATTGCACTTCAACATACTTCAAAAGAGATGTTACAAATAATGAATAGAAGAAACAAGGTTTTATCTGATTTAGAACTTTTTGAGTTTTTAAGTTCAAATGGATATGCTTTAGGAACTGATTTTATTGTTGGACATCCTGGTGAAACTGATGAATTATGGCGTGAAGCTATGCAAAATCTTCATAGATTTCCTTTAACTCACGTTCATGCTTTTACATACTCAAAAAGAGATGGAACACCAAGTGCTACTATGAAACCTCAAATTAAAGGGGACATAGCAAAACATAGATATAATGAGTTAGTACAAATAATTGATGAAAAAAATTATGATTTTAGAAAAAATAACACTCAAAAATTAGAAGTTTTAGTAGAATCAGTAAAAAATGGAAAATATCTAGGTTTAGATCAATTTTTCAATCAAATAGAAATAGATTCACCAGTTGATTTAGTTGGAGATTGGGTTTTTATTGATGATTATGAAGTAAAGGCTAATAAAAATGTTGCAAGATTCAAATAACAAAAATATTGACAAAAATTTTAAATTAATGGCTTTATCAGCAGTTGTTTTGCTGGTTTTATTTATTTATACTATTTATAAAAGTAGTTCACATATAACAGGAAGTTCTTATTACATAGGAATTATCTTTTTATTTATTTTACTTTTTTTAGCTTTGTTTTTAAAATTAAAACAAGACCAAGTAAGGACTTTTTTTAGTAAATATAAAAAAGATTCATCAGCTTTTGATGAAGAACTTAATAAAACAAAAGCAGCTACAAAAGTTTTAAATGAAGATTTAAATTCAAATATTCAAGCGGTTACTTCAAATATAACTTTTAAAGATGTTGCAGGAATAAATGAAATTAAAGAAGAGTTAGAAGAGGTTGTAGATTTTTTAAATCATCCTCAAAAATATCTTGAATATGGAATTAAACTTCCTAAAGGTGTTTTATTAGTAGGCCCTCCAGGTGTAGGAAAAACTTTAATTGCAAGAGCCGTAGCAGGTGAAGCTGATGTTCCATTCTTTTATCAAAGTGGTGCTAGTTTTGTTCAGATTTATGTGGGAATGGGTGCAAAAAAAGTGCGTGAACTTTTTGCAAAAGCAAAACAAAGTGCTCCTGCAATTATTTTTATCGATGAAATTGATGCTGTTGGAAAAGCTAGAAGTGGAAAATCAAATGATGAGAGAGAATCAACTTTAAATGAACTTTTAACACAAATGGATGGATTTGATGGAGAAAGTGGAGTAATTGTAATAGCAGCAACAAATAAAATAGAAGTTTTAGATGATGCACTTTTACGAGCTGGAAGATTTGACAGACGTGTTCATGTGGGACTTCCAAATATAAATGATAGAAAGAAAATTTTAGAACTATATTTAAATAATAAAAACTATGAAATAAATATTGATAAATTAGTAAATGAAACAGCTGGATTTAGTTCAGCGGCACTTGCAACTTTAATTAATGAAGCTTTATTAAATATGATAAAAAATAACAAAAAAATATTAGATGACAGTGATATTTTAATTGCAAAAAATAAACTAGAATTTGGTAAAAAACAGATTAAAATTCTTGATGATAGACAAAAAGAGATTTTAGCAATTTATCAAGCTAGTAAAGCTTTTATTTCTAAAACAAAAGTTGCTTTATTTGATGAAAGTGTACAAAAACTTAATTCTACGTATCCATCATATTATGAATTATGTGAAAATATAAAAAGAGATTTAGCAGGATTTATTGGTCTTGAAGTTATAGAAAAAGAGAAATATGCAATAAATTCAGAAGATTTAGAAAGAGCTTCAAAATTAGCAAATGATATTGTAAATAGATATAAAATGGTAAATTCTGTTGATGAACTACTTACAAATATCAAAAATGAGTTAAGAAGTGAATTATCACAAAATGTAAATGAGATAAATAGATTAAAACAAATTATGCTTAAAAATGAGGTAATCACTTTTGAAGATATCTAAGAATTTTTTTTCTGGTTTTTGCTTTTTAGGTGAATCAGAACTTTTTGATGAATATTTAATCAAAAATGATTTTACAATTTCTGGTTTTTCTTATGGTGCTATAAAAGCCTTTGAAGAGGCTTTAACTACAAATCAAAGAGTTGATAGACTTCAACTCTTCTCTCCTGCTTTTTTTCAAAATTATGATGATAAATTTAAAAGAACTCAACTTATGTATTTTAAAAAAGATGCAAATACTTATGTACAAAATTTTTTATCAAATGTAAAAAGCCCTACAAATATAGATATTTCAAAGTATTATAAATTAGGAACAATAGAAGAGTTACAAGAGCTGCTTTATTATGAATGGAGTGAAGAAAAACTTCAGAAATTGCTAGAAAAAGGTACTAAAATTGAAGTATATCTAGGTGAATCTGATAAAATAATAGATACTTCAAAAGCAAATAAATTATTTAAAAAATTTGCAACAGTATATTATATAAAACAGAAAGGACATTTATTATGAGTGAACAAATAGCAAAAATAGGAATAATAACTGCAAGTGATAGAGCAAGTGCTGGAATATATGAAGATTTATCAGGGAAAGCAATAATTGATACAATTAATAGTTATTTGACAACTCCATGGGAAGCTGTTTATAGATGTATTGAAGATAATCAAAAAACAATTGAAGATACATTAAAAGATTTAGTTGATAATGAAAAATGTTGTTTAGTTGTAACAACAGGAGGAACAGGGCCTGCTTTAAGAGATGTTACACCAGAAGCAACAGAGGCTGTTTGTGATAGAATGATGCCAGGATTTGGAGAACTTATGCGAGCTGAGTCTTTAAAATTTGTGCCAACAGCAATTCTATCACGTCAAACAGCAGGTCTAAGAGGAAGTTCTTTAATAGTAAATCTTCCTGGAAAACCAAAATCAATAAAAGAGTGTTTAGATGCAGTTTTTCCAGCAATTCCATATTGTATTGATTTAATGAAAGGTCCATATCTTGAGTGTGATGAAGAAGTTATAAAAGCTTTTCGTCCCAAAAAATAAAATAAGGAGTAGAAAATCATGAAGAATATATTTATTTCAATTATTGCTTCAGCACTTTTCTTTTTTGTTGCTACAAACTTTTTTAATACGCAACATTCAATTTTAATAGCTTTAATAGCATTGCTTGTAATTTTATGGACAAATGAAGCTTTACCTATTGGAGTAGTTTCTTTATTACCTATAGTTTTATTTCCAGCTTTTGGTGTTTTAGATATAAAAGATACAACTGTAAATTATTCAAATACAACTATATTTTTATTTATGGGTGGATTTATGATAGCAATAGCAACTCAAAAAACAAACTTACATAAATATATATCAAATAAGTTATTGACTATTTTCCCAAGTACTCCAAGGGGAATGATCTTTTCATTAGCATTTACATCAGCACTTTTAAGTTCTGTTTTATCAAACTCAACAACAGCATTACTTTTAATTCCAATCGCTATATTTTTAACTGAAAATATGAAATTCAAAGCAAGATTGGCTTTATCTATTGCTTATGGATGTAGTATTGGAGGAATTATCACTCCTATTGGAACACCACCAAATCTTATTTTATTAGGATTTATGCAACAACACTCCCTTGAACCAATAGCTTTTATTCAATGGATATTTTTAACTGGACCATTAGCCTTAGTGATGTTAATAATTATTCCTTTTCTTTTATCTATTGGCTTGTCAGATGTTAAACTTGATAACAAAGTAAAATTGACTGAAAAATTACTACCTAATCAAAAAAGATTACTTTTTATTTTATTAGGATTAATTATTACACTTTTAGTAAACTCTAAAATCGAACCTTATTATTCAGGTTTAGGATTAAATGAAACAGCAATATTGTTAAGTTTTGGTCTTTTAATGTTTGTTCCAAAAGTTGGATTTCTTGATTGGGAAGACTCAAGAAATATCCCTTATGAAATCATTTTCTTATTTGGTGCAGGTTTTACAATAGCAGCAGCTTTTTCAAAAACAGGTTTAGCAGCAGTTGTTGCAAATTATATGTTAGCTTTAACAGATTTTCCTACTATTGCGCTGATTTTAATGATAGCAGCACTTATTACCTTTACAACTGAAGTTACTTCTAATACAGCTCTTATCTCAATTGCACTTCCAATTATTTACTCTTTGGGACAAGTTGCAAAAATAGATATGACTTTGATTTTAATGGTTGCCACAATTTGTGCTTCATACGCTTTTATGTTACCAATTGCCACTCCGCCAAATGCAATAGCTATGAGTAGTGGAGCAGTTAAAGTAAGAGAGATGGCAAAATTTGGATTTATTATAAATATATTTGCAATTTTAATTGTAACAATAACTGCTTTAGTTTATTGGCAATACTTCATTTAAAATATAAAATCTCAACTTTTAGGTTGGGATTTTACTACTCATTTTTTGTTAATCAAAAAAAATAATAAAAAGTAAAACTGTGACACTATCTGTGACATTATTTTGATAATATATATTTAATTAATCTTATATGGAAAAATAATTATGATAATACCTCTTTTTGCAAATTTATTTTATATTTTATTTGCATTTATATATTCAAAAATTATCTATAATATAATAAAAAATAGATTAGTACAACTATTAGCATTTCTAGTTATTCTAATCTTACCTTTTAATGATATTTTAATTCAAAAGGTAATTAAAAGTTATTATGAAACTTTTAAAATGAAACCAATAATTTATGACTTTCCTAAAAAAGATGATGATGGAAAAATTGAAAGTTTAGATTTAACTCAAAGTCCTATAAATTATTTTACACAATTTGTTGATGAAAAAGAGAATACTTTTAATAAAAGAATTAAAAATTTTTTAGAGATAAAAATGCCACAAACTGAAAGTGAAAATAAATATCTAAAAATCAAATTTCTTAGAAAAACAATTCAAAGTGAAATCATAAAAAATCCAAGTGCAAGATATACAATAAATATACAAACTAATGAGAAATTATTTGGTTTATATAATGAAATAAAATATCAATTAATTGATAGACATGATAATAAAATACTTGTTGAAACTATAAGTGCAAACTTTCCTTATCAGAAAAATAATTTTAGAAATAAATATCTTCATTGGAATATAGAAAGAAATGATATTTCCAAATTTGATATTATAAATGAAAAAGATATTATTGAAAAACTACTTGATGCTGGACATATTTAGTAGTTCTTTAAAAGAAATATAATAAAAGTCATATCATTTTGAAATATTACATTTTGTATATCTTCTAAAAGTTACTTTTTTATTCTAATTTATATAAAATAAAACTATTTCATTTTGACATATCATTTTTTAATAAAGTATAAAAAAATCATATAAAATACCATCTTATCACAAATCTTTGAAGAAAAAATTATAAATATATTGATATATCATTTTGAAATATTAAAAACTTTTTTGTCCTTTTTCATACTTTAACTTGAAAATAAACATAAATAGAACAAAATAATTTACTAATTTCCAATAACCCTAACAATCTCAGCACTTGGTCTTGCAAAATAGTACCCTTGTGCGTAATCAACACCGATTTCTTTTACCTTTTCAAGTTCATAGGGAGTTTCTACACCTTCTGCTAGAATTTTAATATTATTATCTATACAAATTGTTCGTAAAGCCTTATAAATAGATTGTTTCATTGTATCTGTATCTATATTTTCTATTATATTTCTATCAACTTTTATGATGTCTGGTTTTATATCTATAATCATATTAAGAGAAGAATATCCTTCTCCCACATCATCAAGTGCGATTAAAAAACCTTTATCTCTATAAAAATTTAGAATAGTTTTTAAGTGCTCTTTATCTTTTACATTTTGTGTTTCAACTACTTCAAAAACTATATTTTTTGGGTCAAAATCTAGTTGTTTTGCCCATTTTACAGTTGAAGCTAGACAAAATTCTGGGTCATAAATAGAAGTTGGAATAAAGTTTATAAAAACTTTTGCATCTATTTTTTTAACAGCTGTTGTCTTAAGTGCTGTTTCTCTACACATTCTATCAAGTGTAAAA from Arcobacter venerupis includes these protein-coding regions:
- a CDS encoding mechanosensitive ion channel family protein; protein product: MIKKLAFILCLTCFLWAENTVKPNDNSVPTVDKKDKAEVKQIEQNLITEKYEEAQKELELKKKQELDDLKTKEQNMQNMAQINTLLESIAKIDTELKDNILLKRYSNYSSYSKISTELAILKDSLKRKTNASDELTYQLHNKIRVKENELELIDEYKGSPIGGLINPPEIDKYENITNPFGIINALSHIKKLENNKKIFKTLDMDIDYLTIKLDEELLLYLELFNLDQKPEYKEKITFLDKQKKDFVMVLEIVSTTEEVYTRKIEQVILEIKNQISQQIQKMIVIFIIIVVLSLIAFLVKLALKRYFSQNENYYMVNKIINFTLVFLILMVILFSYIDNVSYLVTILGFASAGIAIALKDWFMSIFGWMVIVTSGSIQVGDRIKVSKGNVETVGDVLDISLFKITIREDITLTSYTTNRRTGRIFFIPNNYIFSELIANYTHSGLRTVWDGIDITITYDSNYKKAQKISREILKHYSKGYTDMTRKQLSKMRNKYQLRATGVEPRVYTFVEPHGIVISSWYLTNSYAALVLRSTISPEILDAFMKEDDIHIAYPTSQININRTDNPYGPASKSKIVPKDLEDEIIQR
- the mtaB gene encoding tRNA (N(6)-L-threonylcarbamoyladenosine(37)-C(2))-methylthiotransferase MtaB; its protein translation is MNFSQNKPKVYFKTFGCRTNVFDTQVMMSNLKDFEVTQNEKDADVVVINSCTVTNSADSTARGYISGLKKLPKDPRVVFTGCGVWTKGEALFKEDKVDSLFGHSEKEKINELLLNESRFFHAGDLTHIDETIVEEFVGKSRAFIKIQEGCDFRCSYCIIPYVRGDARSYSEDKILEQVTTLASNGFGEFILTGTNVGSYGKKQHTSLAKLLKKMSLIKGVRRIRMGSIEPIQIDDEFKELINEPFMAKHLHIALQHTSKEMLQIMNRRNKVLSDLELFEFLSSNGYALGTDFIVGHPGETDELWREAMQNLHRFPLTHVHAFTYSKRDGTPSATMKPQIKGDIAKHRYNELVQIIDEKNYDFRKNNTQKLEVLVESVKNGKYLGLDQFFNQIEIDSPVDLVGDWVFIDDYEVKANKNVARFK
- a CDS encoding AAA family ATPase, encoding MLQDSNNKNIDKNFKLMALSAVVLLVLFIYTIYKSSSHITGSSYYIGIIFLFILLFLALFLKLKQDQVRTFFSKYKKDSSAFDEELNKTKAATKVLNEDLNSNIQAVTSNITFKDVAGINEIKEELEEVVDFLNHPQKYLEYGIKLPKGVLLVGPPGVGKTLIARAVAGEADVPFFYQSGASFVQIYVGMGAKKVRELFAKAKQSAPAIIFIDEIDAVGKARSGKSNDERESTLNELLTQMDGFDGESGVIVIAATNKIEVLDDALLRAGRFDRRVHVGLPNINDRKKILELYLNNKNYEINIDKLVNETAGFSSAALATLINEALLNMIKNNKKILDDSDILIAKNKLEFGKKQIKILDDRQKEILAIYQASKAFISKTKVALFDESVQKLNSTYPSYYELCENIKRDLAGFIGLEVIEKEKYAINSEDLERASKLANDIVNRYKMVNSVDELLTNIKNELRSELSQNVNEINRLKQIMLKNEVITFEDI
- the bioV gene encoding pimelyl-ACP methyl ester esterase BioV — translated: MKISKNFFSGFCFLGESELFDEYLIKNDFTISGFSYGAIKAFEEALTTNQRVDRLQLFSPAFFQNYDDKFKRTQLMYFKKDANTYVQNFLSNVKSPTNIDISKYYKLGTIEELQELLYYEWSEEKLQKLLEKGTKIEVYLGESDKIIDTSKANKLFKKFATVYYIKQKGHLL
- the mog gene encoding molybdopterin adenylyltransferase; amino-acid sequence: MSEQIAKIGIITASDRASAGIYEDLSGKAIIDTINSYLTTPWEAVYRCIEDNQKTIEDTLKDLVDNEKCCLVVTTGGTGPALRDVTPEATEAVCDRMMPGFGELMRAESLKFVPTAILSRQTAGLRGSSLIVNLPGKPKSIKECLDAVFPAIPYCIDLMKGPYLECDEEVIKAFRPKK
- a CDS encoding SLC13 family permease, with translation MKNIFISIIASALFFFVATNFFNTQHSILIALIALLVILWTNEALPIGVVSLLPIVLFPAFGVLDIKDTTVNYSNTTIFLFMGGFMIAIATQKTNLHKYISNKLLTIFPSTPRGMIFSLAFTSALLSSVLSNSTTALLLIPIAIFLTENMKFKARLALSIAYGCSIGGIITPIGTPPNLILLGFMQQHSLEPIAFIQWIFLTGPLALVMLIIIPFLLSIGLSDVKLDNKVKLTEKLLPNQKRLLFILLGLIITLLVNSKIEPYYSGLGLNETAILLSFGLLMFVPKVGFLDWEDSRNIPYEIIFLFGAGFTIAAAFSKTGLAAVVANYMLALTDFPTIALILMIAALITFTTEVTSNTALISIALPIIYSLGQVAKIDMTLILMVATICASYAFMLPIATPPNAIAMSSGAVKVREMAKFGFIINIFAILIVTITALVYWQYFI
- a CDS encoding EAL domain-containing protein, which translates into the protein MACKCKDIFYISEKKSKIHFITQITELIIKSSNLMKTLGFETSKIEGIVTIENENPKLFFEENFDFFNTNFNDLEKDEIKIFIENEDNQLSLGTIFFAKPMNRYLHFIEDRNFFDIIENSSLTAHFQPIVDMKTNKIFAYEALTRGVLPNGELMYPDVLFAKSTRNDMNFTLDRMCRETALKTTAVKKIDAKVFINFIPTSIYDPEFCLASTVKWAKQLDFDPKNIVFEVVETQNVKDKEHLKTILNFYRDKGFLIALDDVGEGYSSLNMIIDIKPDIIKVDRNIIENIDTDTMKQSIYKALRTICIDNNIKILAEGVETPYELEKVKEIGVDYAQGYYFARPSAEIVRVIGN